The following are encoded in a window of Sphaerisporangium siamense genomic DNA:
- a CDS encoding neutral zinc metallopeptidase, translated as MRRILAAFSVCAVLASCAAEPARDAAPLGVGRWHAEPSPTATPTRPVSPARAPDRVPPPQGRDAAVRSPLYAVPKVPRTSCRLPVVRAGSLASMRRYGNAFSACLDRVWAREFKAARTYFTPPRRVFVPRRVKDRECGTMPSRGADGTYCPESRAYYVLLERDDLSPDGTALVADLVAHEYAHHVQHMVNILDWEAEAAYGAKRAVQDVLSRRLELQATCLGGVALHLLREALPPWSRFQESYQGTLEARWVRDHGRSDTQSRWLERGFRSGRPKACDTWTVPVHAVT; from the coding sequence ATGCGCCGCATCCTCGCCGCGTTCAGCGTGTGCGCCGTCCTCGCCTCCTGTGCCGCGGAGCCGGCCCGCGACGCGGCGCCTCTGGGCGTGGGACGGTGGCACGCCGAGCCCAGCCCCACGGCCACTCCCACGCGACCCGTGTCCCCGGCCAGGGCACCGGACCGGGTCCCCCCGCCCCAGGGCCGTGACGCCGCCGTCAGGAGCCCGCTCTACGCCGTGCCGAAGGTCCCGAGGACGTCCTGCCGCCTTCCCGTGGTCAGGGCGGGAAGCCTGGCCTCGATGCGGCGGTACGGCAACGCCTTCTCCGCCTGCCTGGACCGCGTCTGGGCGCGGGAGTTCAAGGCGGCGAGGACGTACTTCACGCCGCCGCGCCGGGTCTTCGTGCCGCGCCGGGTCAAGGATCGCGAATGCGGGACGATGCCCTCCAGAGGCGCGGACGGCACCTATTGCCCGGAGTCCCGCGCCTACTACGTCCTTCTGGAGCGGGACGACCTGTCCCCGGACGGGACCGCCCTGGTGGCCGACCTCGTCGCCCACGAGTACGCCCACCACGTCCAGCACATGGTCAACATCCTCGACTGGGAAGCGGAGGCCGCGTACGGCGCCAAACGCGCCGTACAGGACGTCCTGAGCCGGCGGCTGGAGCTCCAGGCGACCTGCCTGGGCGGAGTCGCGCTCCACCTCCTGCGCGAGGCGCTCCCGCCGTGGAGCCGGTTCCAGGAGTCCTATCAGGGCACGCTGGAGGCGCGGTGGGTCCGCGACCACGGGCGGTCGGACACGCAGTCGCGGTGGCTGGAACGAGGATTCCGGTCGGGACGGCCCAAGGCGTGCGACACCTGGACCGTCCCCGTACACGCCGTCACCTGA
- a CDS encoding GAF and ANTAR domain-containing protein: MPETMRMFGPALARDLAALGRVHEGTSMESVLRGITGAVAVGVPGCAGGTVELRRDERLMFSASHSDLIALIDREQALGEGPALEAVATRRNVLVPDLLQETRWPRYAATAVRYGVRAALVLPITIEDATLVLGLYAVRPGAFTGGSADPLAALLTEHLTVALANISDYDEVLTDAAQLQEALAGRSVIDQAKGIIMHASGCSAEAAFDELRRLSQHHQVKVADLARLLVSEHQSKHGGAAPS; the protein is encoded by the coding sequence ATGCCGGAGACGATGCGCATGTTCGGTCCCGCCCTCGCCCGTGATCTGGCGGCGCTCGGCCGCGTCCACGAGGGCACCTCGATGGAGAGCGTGCTGCGCGGCATCACCGGCGCCGTCGCCGTCGGCGTCCCGGGGTGCGCCGGCGGCACCGTCGAGCTGCGGCGCGACGAGCGGCTCATGTTCTCCGCCTCCCACAGCGACCTGATCGCCCTGATCGACCGCGAGCAGGCCCTCGGCGAGGGCCCCGCCCTGGAGGCCGTGGCCACCCGCAGGAACGTCCTGGTGCCCGACCTGCTGCAGGAGACGCGCTGGCCCCGGTACGCCGCGACCGCCGTCCGCTACGGCGTGCGGGCCGCGCTCGTGCTGCCGATCACGATCGAGGACGCCACGCTCGTGCTCGGCCTGTACGCGGTGCGGCCGGGGGCGTTCACCGGCGGCTCGGCCGACCCGCTCGCCGCCCTGCTCACCGAGCACCTCACCGTGGCGCTGGCCAACATCTCCGACTACGACGAGGTGCTCACCGACGCCGCCCAGCTCCAGGAGGCCCTCGCGGGCCGCTCGGTGATCGACCAGGCCAAGGGCATCATCATGCACGCCAGCGGATGCTCGGCCGAGGCGGCCTTCGACGAGCTGCGCCGCCTGTCCCAGCACCACCAGGTCAAGGTGGCCGACCTCGCGCGGCTGCTGGTCAGCGAGCACCAGAGCAAGCACGGCGGCGCGGCCCCGTCCTGA
- a CDS encoding STAS domain-containing protein: protein MTVPDKAESALTLTSAVAEGVPVVRVSGILDATTRQQFTDSLAEITDDHGPDLVLDLAGVTFMDSRALGLIVHHWQRTMAAQGHFALVGVQYSNSKVMWVTGLAQRLPLYDTLEEALAAFRG, encoded by the coding sequence GTGACCGTTCCCGACAAGGCCGAGTCGGCTTTGACCCTTACCTCGGCGGTTGCCGAGGGCGTACCGGTGGTCCGGGTGAGCGGCATCCTCGATGCCACCACACGTCAGCAGTTCACCGACAGCCTGGCCGAGATCACCGACGATCACGGCCCCGACCTGGTGCTCGACCTGGCGGGCGTGACCTTCATGGACTCCCGGGCGCTCGGCCTGATCGTCCACCACTGGCAGCGCACGATGGCGGCGCAGGGCCACTTCGCCCTGGTCGGCGTGCAGTACTCCAACTCCAAGGTGATGTGGGTGACGGGCCTGGCGCAGCGGCTGCCGCTGTACGACACGCTGGAGGAGGCGCTGGCCGCCTTCCGCGGATGA
- a CDS encoding SpoIIE family protein phosphatase, with translation MTEPTDLPALEQALSGLTARISSLRQARAAYPADPGPTLDAALVELDTARDLLRGAIGELGKSRRRPAGPGGRDGTNRELKLLRTLYRAMPVPVIVLDASGTVRRVNAEASRLLGSPDGYLTGRAFPLLVDVSRRAAFRSHLTSVLHTGETAAFPTRLAHQGRAHNVQLVLTQLRMAGEPQEMIAAVALPVEARTPEPGRAEEQDATPDEPQLLAGARRQELLSQLTRLLLDEESLSQPVALIRSGRLLAAHTADWVIADVVRDGVARRSLVLGPTNQPVSRLIRTLERLSPTAAPLISHVLESGTGVVHEMVEDESLLGALPDGVPVLQAARAGSVLSVPIGVGDETVGVLTLLRLRERPSFGLADLGLMEDAGAHIGLALRAQRTFHERSQAADTLQTGVLPRTLPEIPGYDTAAAYHTGAGPRAIGGEFYDVFRVKDGWGFAVGGVVGQGEEAASVTAMVRGGLRTLSVWEDDPAEVVARLNDALVAQDTGMFVMVAAGFVTPGRRGGRVRLASAGNHPPAVLKGDGEVGYTAGGGMPLGIEIGTKFPVEEVALAIGDTLVLYSDGLAGSRGRSGQAELAYGEGRLTEVLARCAGQPATSVVKAVEDDQRAFSGGQVLDETTILALRRAR, from the coding sequence TTGACCGAGCCTACCGACCTGCCCGCGCTGGAACAGGCGCTCAGCGGCCTGACCGCCCGCATCTCGTCGCTGCGCCAGGCCCGCGCGGCCTATCCCGCCGACCCCGGGCCCACGCTGGACGCCGCGCTCGTGGAGCTGGACACGGCCCGCGACCTGTTGCGGGGAGCGATCGGAGAGCTCGGCAAATCACGCCGCAGGCCGGCGGGGCCCGGCGGCAGGGACGGCACGAACCGTGAGCTCAAGCTGCTGCGCACGCTCTACCGGGCGATGCCGGTGCCGGTGATCGTGCTGGACGCCTCCGGCACCGTGCGGCGGGTGAACGCCGAGGCGTCCCGCCTGCTCGGCAGCCCGGACGGCTATCTCACCGGCCGCGCGTTCCCGCTGCTCGTGGACGTCTCCCGGCGGGCGGCGTTCCGCTCGCACCTGACGTCCGTCCTGCACACCGGCGAGACCGCGGCGTTCCCGACGCGGCTGGCCCACCAGGGGCGCGCCCACAACGTGCAGCTCGTCCTGACCCAGCTCCGCATGGCCGGCGAGCCGCAGGAGATGATCGCGGCGGTCGCGCTGCCGGTCGAGGCGCGCACGCCCGAACCCGGCCGCGCCGAGGAGCAGGACGCCACGCCGGACGAGCCCCAGCTCCTGGCCGGCGCGCGGCGCCAGGAGCTGCTGTCGCAGCTCACCCGCCTGCTGCTGGACGAGGAGAGCCTGAGCCAGCCGGTCGCGCTGATCCGCTCGGGCCGCCTGCTGGCCGCGCACACCGCCGACTGGGTCATCGCCGACGTCGTGCGCGATGGGGTGGCGCGGCGGTCGCTGGTGCTCGGCCCCACCAACCAGCCGGTGTCGCGGCTGATCCGCACGCTGGAGCGCCTCTCCCCCACCGCGGCGCCGCTGATCTCGCACGTGCTGGAGAGCGGCACGGGCGTCGTCCACGAGATGGTCGAGGACGAGTCGCTGCTCGGCGCCCTGCCCGACGGCGTGCCCGTCCTGCAGGCGGCGCGGGCCGGCTCCGTACTGAGCGTGCCCATCGGCGTGGGCGACGAGACGGTAGGGGTGCTCACGCTGCTGCGGCTGCGCGAGCGTCCCTCGTTCGGCCTGGCCGACCTCGGGCTCATGGAGGACGCCGGCGCGCACATCGGGCTGGCCCTGCGCGCCCAGCGCACCTTCCACGAGCGCTCGCAGGCGGCGGACACCCTGCAGACCGGCGTGCTGCCGCGCACGCTCCCGGAGATCCCCGGGTACGACACGGCGGCGGCCTACCACACCGGCGCGGGTCCGCGGGCGATCGGCGGCGAGTTCTACGACGTCTTCCGCGTGAAGGACGGCTGGGGGTTCGCGGTCGGCGGCGTGGTCGGCCAGGGCGAGGAGGCGGCGTCGGTGACCGCGATGGTGCGCGGCGGCCTGCGCACGCTCAGCGTCTGGGAGGACGACCCGGCCGAGGTCGTCGCGCGGCTGAACGACGCCCTGGTCGCGCAGGACACCGGCATGTTCGTCATGGTGGCCGCGGGTTTCGTCACGCCGGGACGGCGCGGCGGGCGCGTCCGGCTGGCCTCGGCGGGCAACCACCCGCCCGCGGTGCTGAAGGGGGACGGCGAGGTCGGCTACACCGCCGGGGGCGGCATGCCGCTCGGCATCGAGATCGGCACGAAGTTCCCCGTCGAGGAGGTCGCGCTGGCGATCGGCGACACGCTGGTGCTGTACTCCGACGGGCTGGCGGGCTCGCGCGGCAGGTCGGGCCAGGCCGAGCTGGCCTACGGCGAGGGCCGCCTGACCGAGGTGCTGGCCCGGTGCGCGGGGCAGCCGGCGACGTCGGTGGTCAAGGCCGTCGAGGACGACCAGCGGGCGTTCTCCGGCGGTCAGGTGCTGGACGAGACGACGATCCTGGCGCTGCGGCGCGCCCGCTGA
- a CDS encoding glycosyltransferase: MKIAFVSVHELSSDLLAVARELSAAHRVTIYTRRDAADRKPRGKVATGVAIEYVDAGPARPLPETAVMPHVSAFSAHLRERWAKDRPDVVHAHSWTGGLAAVAAIDGLDVPIVQTFHAANPIGARPGDREAAARTKLERAIGRRANAVVASCASEAADLIRLGVPRRTIAVVPHGVDVERFRRQGPAGARGDRPRLLHVGHIGRGGGADVAIRALDGIPGAELVIAGGPRPDAPEAERDLERLTLLAKEAGVEDRVTLLGHVTHNAMPKLMRGADIVLTLPVAAPNGKVALEAMACGVPVIASAVGAHLDSVVEGVTGLLVRPQDPAALARRTRALLGDLTRRTALGFAGADRAGSRYSMERIGRELVRVYENVTGRARPVELDEAEAEAA, from the coding sequence GTGAAAATCGCCTTCGTCTCCGTGCACGAGCTTTCGTCCGACCTTCTCGCCGTCGCCCGCGAGTTGAGCGCTGCCCACCGCGTCACCATCTACACGCGTCGCGACGCCGCCGACCGCAAGCCCCGCGGCAAGGTGGCCACCGGCGTGGCGATCGAGTACGTGGACGCGGGCCCGGCCCGGCCGCTCCCCGAGACCGCGGTCATGCCGCACGTCTCCGCCTTCAGCGCCCATCTGCGGGAGCGCTGGGCCAAGGACCGCCCCGACGTCGTGCACGCCCACTCCTGGACCGGCGGCCTGGCCGCCGTCGCCGCGATCGACGGCCTGGACGTGCCGATCGTGCAGACCTTCCACGCCGCGAACCCGATCGGCGCCCGCCCGGGCGACCGCGAGGCCGCGGCCCGCACCAAGCTGGAGCGGGCGATCGGGCGGCGGGCCAACGCGGTCGTCGCGTCCTGCGCGAGCGAGGCGGCGGACCTGATCCGGCTGGGCGTGCCGCGCAGGACCATCGCCGTCGTCCCGCACGGCGTGGACGTCGAGCGCTTCCGCCGCCAGGGCCCGGCCGGCGCCCGCGGCGACCGTCCCCGCCTGCTGCACGTCGGTCACATCGGCCGGGGCGGCGGCGCCGACGTCGCGATCCGGGCGCTGGACGGCATTCCGGGCGCGGAGCTGGTGATCGCCGGCGGCCCCCGTCCCGACGCCCCGGAGGCCGAGCGCGACCTGGAGCGCCTGACCCTGCTGGCCAAGGAGGCCGGCGTGGAGGACCGGGTCACGCTGCTCGGCCACGTCACCCACAACGCGATGCCGAAGCTGATGCGCGGCGCGGACATCGTCCTCACGCTGCCGGTCGCCGCGCCCAACGGCAAGGTCGCGCTGGAGGCCATGGCCTGCGGCGTCCCGGTGATCGCCTCGGCCGTCGGCGCGCACCTGGACTCGGTGGTCGAGGGCGTGACCGGCCTGCTGGTCCGCCCGCAGGACCCGGCGGCCCTGGCCCGCCGCACCCGCGCCCTCCTCGGCGACCTCACCCGCCGCACGGCCCTGGGCTTCGCCGGCGCCGACCGCGCCGGGTCCCGGTACTCGATGGAGCGCATCGGCCGCGAACTGGTCCGCGTGTACGAGAACGTGACCGGCCGCGCCCGTCCCGTCGAGCTGGACGAGGCCGAGGCCGAGGCCGCCTGA